In a genomic window of Candidatus Tectomicrobia bacterium:
- the glgX gene encoding glycogen debranching protein GlgX has product MNVWPGSPYPLGATWDGAGVNFALFSENATAVELCLFEKPGSAREYARIRLEEQTNFIWHGYLPDVRPGFFYGFRVHGPYAPHEGHRFNPAKLLLDPYAKAITGGPRWRDEHFGYRIREPENGAPDERDNAEWMPKCVVVDPAFTWGGDALLRTPWHKTIIYEMHVKGFTARHPGVPEELRGTYAGLACPAVIDYLKGLGVTAVELMPVHQFVTDRHLAEKRLANYWGYNSIGFFAPHARYSSSGHSGQQLTEFKRMVKTFHREGIEVILDVVYNHTAEGNHMGPTLCFRGIDNASYYRLVPDDRRYYMDFTGCGNTLNMMSPNTLQLIMDSLRYWVLDMHVDGFRFDLASALARELHEVDRLGAFFDIIQQDPVISQVKLIAEPWDLGEGGYLVGQFPTLWAEWNGKYRDTARRFWRGDSGQLGELAYRLTGSSDLYEATGRRPHASINFITCHDGFTLHDLVSYNEKHNEANKEGNRDGHNDNLSWNCGAEGPTKDAGIIELRARQQRNFLATLFLSQGVQMLWAGDEISRSQRGNNNAYCQDNELSWIDWNLDHPKEELLDFTRFLIQLFHRHPVLRRRKFFQGRRIRGSEVRDLVWFRPDGAEMQEEDWNNPEARCVGLRLAGDAITERDGRGNRIVDDTLLILLNAYYKPIPFAVPSHRANIRWQLMLDTRTSNGRRKHRLLKGGEVFDLEGRSLALLCLRKDGES; this is encoded by the coding sequence ATGAACGTATGGCCCGGGAGCCCCTATCCCCTGGGGGCCACGTGGGATGGCGCGGGCGTGAACTTCGCCCTCTTCTCCGAGAACGCCACGGCGGTCGAGTTATGCCTCTTCGAGAAGCCGGGCTCCGCCCGCGAGTACGCGCGCATCCGGCTGGAGGAGCAGACGAATTTCATCTGGCACGGCTACCTGCCGGACGTGCGGCCCGGCTTTTTCTACGGATTCCGCGTCCACGGGCCATACGCCCCGCACGAAGGGCACCGCTTCAACCCGGCGAAGCTGCTCCTCGACCCCTACGCGAAGGCGATCACGGGCGGGCCCCGGTGGCGCGACGAGCACTTCGGCTACCGGATCCGGGAGCCGGAGAACGGCGCGCCGGACGAGCGGGACAACGCCGAATGGATGCCCAAGTGCGTGGTGGTGGACCCCGCCTTCACCTGGGGCGGCGACGCCCTCCTCCGCACCCCCTGGCACAAGACCATTATCTACGAGATGCACGTGAAGGGCTTCACGGCCCGCCATCCGGGCGTTCCCGAGGAACTGCGCGGGACCTACGCCGGGCTCGCATGCCCGGCGGTGATCGACTACCTCAAGGGCCTGGGCGTCACGGCGGTCGAGCTGATGCCGGTCCACCAGTTCGTCACCGACCGCCACCTGGCGGAGAAGAGGCTCGCCAATTACTGGGGCTACAACTCCATCGGGTTCTTCGCCCCCCACGCCCGCTACTCCAGCTCCGGCCATAGCGGGCAGCAGCTCACCGAGTTCAAGCGCATGGTGAAGACCTTCCACCGCGAGGGCATCGAGGTGATCCTCGACGTGGTCTACAACCACACGGCCGAGGGCAACCACATGGGGCCTACCCTCTGCTTCCGGGGCATCGACAACGCCTCCTACTACCGGCTCGTGCCGGACGACCGCCGCTACTACATGGACTTCACCGGCTGCGGGAACACCCTGAACATGATGAGCCCGAACACCCTCCAGCTCATCATGGACAGCCTGCGGTACTGGGTCCTCGACATGCACGTGGACGGCTTCCGCTTCGACCTGGCGTCGGCCCTCGCGCGGGAGCTGCACGAGGTGGACCGCCTGGGGGCGTTCTTCGACATCATCCAGCAAGACCCCGTCATCTCGCAGGTGAAGCTCATCGCCGAGCCGTGGGACCTGGGCGAGGGCGGCTACCTCGTGGGCCAGTTCCCGACCCTGTGGGCCGAATGGAACGGGAAATACCGCGACACCGCGCGCCGCTTCTGGCGGGGGGACTCCGGCCAGCTCGGCGAGTTGGCCTACCGCCTCACCGGGAGCAGCGACCTCTACGAGGCGACGGGACGGCGCCCCCACGCCAGCATCAACTTCATCACGTGCCACGACGGCTTCACGCTACACGACCTGGTCAGCTACAACGAAAAGCACAACGAGGCGAACAAGGAAGGCAACCGGGACGGCCACAACGACAACCTGAGCTGGAACTGCGGCGCCGAGGGCCCGACCAAGGACGCCGGCATCATCGAGCTGCGCGCCCGCCAGCAGCGGAACTTCCTGGCCACCCTCTTCCTCTCCCAGGGCGTCCAGATGCTGTGGGCGGGCGACGAGATCTCCCGCAGCCAGCGCGGCAACAACAACGCCTACTGCCAGGACAACGAGCTCTCGTGGATCGACTGGAACCTGGACCATCCCAAGGAGGAGCTCCTCGACTTCACCCGGTTCCTGATCCAGCTCTTCCACCGGCATCCTGTGCTCAGGCGGAGGAAGTTCTTCCAGGGGCGGCGCATCCGGGGATCCGAGGTGCGGGACCTGGTGTGGTTCCGGCCCGACGGCGCCGAGATGCAGGAGGAAGACTGGAACAACCCGGAGGCCCGCTGCGTCGGGCTGCGCCTCGCCGGGGACGCCATCACCGAGCGCGACGGCCGCGGCAACCGGATCGTGGACGACACCCTCCTCATCCTCCTCAACGCGTACTACAAGCCCATTCCCTTCGCAGTTCCCTCGCACCGCGCGAACATCCGGTGGCAGCTCATGTTGGACACGCGGACCTCCAACGGGCGGCGAAAGCACCGCCTGCTCAAGGGCGGAGAAGTCTTCGATCTCGAAGGGCGCTCGCTGGCCCTGCTGTGCCTGCGCAAGGACGGGGAATCCTAG